A section of the Leptospira kobayashii genome encodes:
- a CDS encoding MFS transporter — protein MLSFTSWLAKRTVERFHYAWVVVGITFFIMLITAGTRATPSVLMVPLESALGWDRATISFALSINLALFGLMGPFSAAAMERFGLRKTILSALVVLGISVGLSSLMLYSWQMWVVWGVIVGCATGVTSTTLGATIVSRWFKEKRGLAMGILTASSATGQLIFLPLLAKIVEVYGWRPVILTVACGIALIFPLVYLLLPESPDSLDLSLYGEPEGTKQVPGDSKKNPILIAFGALGRAVKVKDFWLLFFSFFICGATTNGYIGTHFIAMCGDYGMGAVEGASILAIMGGLDLIGTTLSGWLSDRWNNRVLLFWYYGLRGLALLFLPTAFGISYFGLPVFALFYGLDWIATVPPTVRLTNDVFGAKDAPIIFGWVVAGHQLGAAFAALFGGLVRDNFGAYTIATMVAGGLCLISSVLVLRINRVKINPVALAIHN, from the coding sequence ATGTTATCATTCACGAGCTGGCTTGCAAAAAGAACTGTAGAAAGGTTTCATTATGCTTGGGTTGTAGTCGGTATTACTTTTTTTATTATGCTGATCACAGCAGGGACCAGAGCCACTCCCAGCGTTTTAATGGTTCCTTTGGAATCCGCGCTCGGTTGGGATAGAGCGACGATTTCATTCGCACTTTCCATCAACCTGGCACTATTCGGTTTGATGGGACCTTTCTCCGCGGCGGCTATGGAAAGATTCGGGCTTAGAAAGACGATTCTTTCCGCCTTGGTAGTTCTAGGTATCAGTGTGGGACTTTCCAGCCTAATGTTGTACAGTTGGCAGATGTGGGTGGTATGGGGAGTGATCGTAGGTTGTGCTACCGGTGTCACTTCTACAACGCTCGGAGCCACGATTGTAAGTCGTTGGTTCAAAGAAAAAAGAGGGCTTGCCATGGGGATTTTAACAGCAAGTTCCGCTACAGGTCAGCTTATTTTTTTACCTCTGCTTGCAAAGATAGTGGAAGTTTACGGTTGGAGGCCTGTGATTCTTACGGTCGCTTGCGGGATAGCTCTTATCTTTCCTCTTGTGTACCTTTTGTTACCGGAATCACCGGACTCTTTGGATCTATCTCTTTATGGAGAACCGGAAGGAACCAAACAGGTTCCCGGTGATTCCAAAAAAAATCCTATCCTGATCGCCTTCGGTGCATTAGGTCGCGCCGTAAAGGTAAAGGATTTTTGGTTGTTGTTCTTTAGCTTTTTTATCTGCGGAGCAACTACCAACGGTTATATTGGAACACATTTCATCGCAATGTGCGGTGATTATGGGATGGGTGCGGTGGAAGGTGCGAGCATTCTTGCCATTATGGGCGGATTGGATTTGATAGGAACTACATTGTCCGGATGGCTGTCAGATCGTTGGAACAATAGGGTTTTGCTATTTTGGTATTACGGACTGAGGGGACTCGCGTTGTTATTCTTGCCTACCGCATTCGGTATCAGTTATTTCGGACTTCCCGTCTTTGCATTGTTTTATGGGCTGGATTGGATTGCAACGGTTCCTCCCACGGTTCGGTTGACAAACGATGTTTTCGGTGCGAAAGACGCTCCTATTATTTTCGGATGGGTTGTCGCAGGGCATCAATTGGGTGCGGCTTTCGCCGCTTTATTCGGAGGTTTGGTAAGGGATAATTTCGGAGCTTACACGATTGCGACCATGGTTGCGGGAGGATTATGCCTGATTTCCTCGGTCTTGGTATTAAGAATCAATCGGGTCAAAATAAATCCTGTCGCTTTAGCAATACATAACTAA
- a CDS encoding TetR/AcrR family transcriptional regulator: protein MKQKISSRLSKKKSPRKFTPKLEAQAQIMDAAEILFYKEGARMIGVDAVVKLAGVNKMSLYRQFESKDALLLEYLKRRDEKFWNYLEASFSKHPDHPAKQLLQFFIDLMERAKNPDYRGCPFINIAVEFPDRDHPARLMVAENKRKLFLRLFETAKKTKAPRPKLLAEGLAFLIEGAYTASQTYGKDHPILDHLPDVAKTLLIGAIPKLSL from the coding sequence ATGAAACAAAAAATATCTTCCCGACTCTCTAAGAAAAAATCCCCAAGAAAGTTCACTCCTAAACTGGAAGCCCAGGCTCAGATCATGGACGCCGCAGAAATTTTATTCTATAAGGAAGGGGCACGCATGATAGGTGTCGATGCGGTAGTCAAATTGGCGGGAGTCAATAAGATGTCTCTTTACAGACAATTCGAATCCAAGGATGCTTTGTTATTGGAATACCTGAAACGAAGGGATGAAAAATTTTGGAATTATCTGGAAGCGAGTTTTTCCAAACATCCCGATCATCCCGCCAAACAGTTGCTACAGTTTTTTATCGATTTGATGGAGAGAGCGAAAAATCCCGACTATAGAGGATGCCCCTTTATCAATATCGCCGTGGAATTTCCGGACAGAGACCACCCTGCCCGCTTGATGGTGGCGGAAAACAAAAGAAAACTGTTTCTTCGTTTGTTTGAAACTGCAAAAAAAACAAAAGCACCCAGGCCGAAACTTTTGGCAGAAGGGCTTGCCTTTTTAATTGAAGGTGCTTACACCGCAAGTCAAACCTACGGGAAAGATCATCCTATCCTGGATCACCTTCCCGATGTTGCCAAAACATTGCTAATCGGGGCGATCCCCAAACTAAGTTTATAA